Proteins from one Erysipelothrix larvae genomic window:
- a CDS encoding metal-dependent hydrolase family protein, giving the protein MQTTVFRNCNYIDLNESGYTVTLCDILVDHHGLIKEMAPHINVTEPSCVEVSIDNKYILAGLIDAHVHLFSSGGRLSVSDKPGIMKVLNRFLKTKVGKNYIRNTMHKNAHTQLQSGVTTLRSVGEFQYQDVTLRDEIINGDRDGPNLYVSGYFISIKGGHGAPYLALESDGPWACRKSVRKNLLEGVDWIKICVTSGVTDARRIGEAGRLQLNLEEIEAICDEAHRVGVMVSAHVESSEGVRIALLGGVDTIEHGAVLDDTMIQLFKNNPKALRGFTALIPTFSAAYPFALLDKEKTELSDVVYYNGKRIYEEMMEGFKQAIDHDITVGVGTDASMSFVKHYNFYRELDHIVRYGGVPAYKALYMATRVNACVLNDQFIGNLDIGKRADFIVLNDNPAENVQVLKEIEAVYKDGQKVIPIPINKDDEIDGLLDLT; this is encoded by the coding sequence ATGCAGACAACTGTGTTTAGAAACTGTAATTATATTGATCTCAATGAATCGGGATACACGGTAACTTTATGTGATATTTTAGTGGATCATCACGGTCTGATTAAAGAGATGGCTCCACATATTAATGTCACAGAACCAAGTTGTGTAGAAGTTTCAATTGACAATAAATATATTTTAGCTGGGCTTATTGATGCCCATGTTCACTTGTTTTCAAGTGGTGGTAGACTTTCGGTTTCAGATAAGCCTGGAATTATGAAAGTGTTAAATCGCTTCTTAAAAACAAAAGTCGGCAAGAATTATATCCGAAATACAATGCATAAGAATGCACATACGCAACTCCAATCGGGTGTCACAACCCTAAGATCAGTGGGGGAATTTCAATATCAAGATGTGACGCTGCGTGATGAAATTATAAATGGAGATAGAGATGGTCCCAATCTTTATGTTTCGGGGTATTTCATCAGTATTAAGGGAGGCCATGGAGCTCCCTACTTAGCACTTGAAAGCGACGGACCATGGGCGTGTCGAAAAAGTGTACGAAAGAACTTACTTGAAGGCGTTGATTGGATTAAGATTTGTGTCACCAGTGGTGTTACTGATGCACGAAGAATTGGTGAAGCAGGAAGGCTTCAGCTTAATTTAGAAGAGATTGAAGCAATCTGTGATGAAGCACATCGTGTAGGTGTTATGGTAAGTGCACACGTTGAAAGTAGCGAAGGTGTTAGAATCGCTCTTTTAGGGGGTGTGGACACCATTGAGCATGGAGCGGTGCTGGATGATACAATGATTCAGTTATTTAAAAATAATCCGAAGGCATTAAGAGGGTTTACTGCGTTGATTCCAACATTCTCAGCAGCCTATCCTTTTGCACTTCTTGATAAAGAAAAAACGGAGTTATCGGATGTTGTGTACTATAATGGTAAACGCATCTATGAAGAAATGATGGAAGGGTTTAAACAAGCCATTGATCATGACATTACAGTGGGTGTTGGAACGGATGCATCGATGTCTTTTGTGAAACATTACAATTTCTATCGAGAATTGGATCATATTGTAAGATATGGTGGTGTACCGGCGTATAAAGCGCTGTATATGGCAACACGTGTCAATGCATGTGTCTTAAATGATCAATTTATTGGAAACCTTGATATTGGAAAGCGTGCAGATTTTATCGTTCTTAATGATAATCCTGCAGAAAATGTCCAAGTGCTTAAAGAAATTGAAGCGGTCTATAAAGATGGACAGAAAGTCATACCAATTCCAATTAATAAAGATGATGAGATCGACGGACTGCTTGATCTTACATAA
- a CDS encoding siderophore ABC transporter substrate-binding protein: MKKFKLSKLVLIALSLMMMLTACGNQNDANNSNGGQGSTVDITDVHGVVSVPINPKRVVALDNRTFETLSDWKIELKAAPKDVMPSDSTYVLDESVQNIGNHREPNLEIIAAVNPDLVIVGQRFASYYDQIKELVPNAAVVDFSFDVSKDAATPGKNLVNGLKDSTIALGKIFSKELEANKLVSDFDDAIESVNKAYNGTDTVMGVIVSGGNIGYAAPGSGRVWGPMFEIFNWKPALDVDNSTSDHQGDDISVEAIAQSNPQWVFVLDRDAATSDASQAVPAQDVINNAPALQNIDAIKANHVVYAPKDTYTNESIQTYLELFNNLAKALAE; encoded by the coding sequence ATGAAAAAATTTAAATTATCGAAACTTGTTTTAATTGCGTTATCTTTAATGATGATGCTTACAGCATGTGGAAATCAAAACGATGCGAACAATTCAAACGGAGGTCAAGGTTCAACAGTGGATATCACAGATGTTCATGGGGTTGTGAGTGTTCCTATAAACCCAAAACGTGTTGTTGCGCTTGATAACAGAACCTTCGAGACCTTGTCAGATTGGAAGATTGAGCTTAAAGCGGCACCTAAAGATGTGATGCCTTCTGACTCAACCTATGTTTTGGATGAGTCTGTGCAAAATATTGGAAATCATCGAGAACCAAACCTTGAGATTATTGCAGCTGTCAATCCAGATCTTGTAATTGTTGGACAACGCTTTGCGAGCTATTATGATCAAATTAAAGAACTCGTACCCAATGCAGCAGTTGTTGATTTTAGTTTTGATGTTTCCAAAGACGCAGCGACGCCGGGTAAAAACTTAGTGAATGGTCTTAAAGATTCAACAATTGCTTTGGGTAAGATCTTTAGTAAAGAGTTAGAAGCCAATAAGCTTGTCTCAGACTTTGATGATGCCATTGAATCTGTGAATAAAGCCTACAATGGAACTGACACAGTGATGGGAGTTATTGTTTCTGGAGGTAACATTGGGTATGCTGCACCAGGTTCTGGACGTGTATGGGGACCGATGTTTGAAATCTTCAATTGGAAACCTGCACTGGATGTGGACAATTCGACATCGGATCACCAAGGCGATGATATTTCGGTAGAAGCAATTGCGCAAAGCAATCCTCAATGGGTGTTTGTACTTGATCGTGATGCTGCAACCAGTGATGCATCGCAAGCTGTTCCTGCTCAGGATGTGATTAATAATGCGCCTGCGCTTCAAAACATTGATGCAATTAAAGCCAACCATGTTGTTTATGCACCAAAGGATACGTATACAAACGAATCCATTCAAACCTATCTTGAGTTGTTTAACAATCTCGCAAAAGCATTGGCTGAATAA
- the proB gene encoding glutamate 5-kinase encodes MNRTSLKNKQRIVVKIGSSSLTHPESKNIDYRKLERLVRVLSDLRNQGKDVVLVTSGAQVVGRKVMSMVEDPSHLPQKQALAAIGQAKLMMIYQRLFSEYNQNCAQVLLTKHNLMFKDGIQNAQNTFNALLNMGVIPVVNENDTVATDEIEFGDNDTLSAFVLALIHADLLIILSDIDGFYTDDPTTNPKASLISEVEKINDTHFKMGKDSSSSGVGTGGMNTKIKAAKIATEAGADMVLASGHDVFNIYRIVDGEPIGTCFSANPLPNFDLLNYIKGSDAHE; translated from the coding sequence ATGAATCGAACATCACTGAAAAATAAGCAACGGATTGTTGTGAAGATTGGATCGTCGTCGCTTACCCATCCCGAATCAAAAAACATTGACTATCGGAAACTTGAACGACTTGTACGGGTTCTCTCGGATTTAAGAAACCAAGGGAAAGATGTGGTATTGGTCACTTCGGGTGCACAAGTAGTAGGACGCAAAGTGATGAGTATGGTAGAAGATCCTTCTCACCTACCTCAAAAACAGGCTCTAGCAGCCATTGGACAAGCAAAACTCATGATGATTTACCAACGTTTGTTCTCAGAATACAATCAAAACTGTGCACAAGTCTTACTCACAAAACACAACCTTATGTTTAAAGATGGCATTCAAAATGCCCAAAATACGTTCAATGCACTTTTGAATATGGGGGTGATTCCTGTTGTGAACGAAAACGATACCGTTGCAACCGACGAAATTGAATTCGGAGATAACGATACATTATCCGCTTTTGTCCTTGCACTCATTCATGCAGACCTTCTCATCATCTTATCGGATATTGATGGTTTCTATACCGATGACCCTACTACAAATCCCAAAGCTTCCCTTATTTCTGAAGTAGAAAAAATCAATGACACACATTTTAAAATGGGAAAAGATTCTTCATCCAGTGGTGTTGGGACCGGTGGTATGAACACCAAAATCAAAGCAGCAAAAATCGCGACAGAAGCGGGTGCGGATATGGTTCTTGCCAGCGGACATGATGTCTTTAACATTTACCGAATTGTTGATGGAGAACCTATTGGAACCTGTTTTAGTGCAAATCCACTCCCAAACTTTGACCTACTCAATTACATTAAAGGAAGTGATGCTCATGAATGA